In one window of Vibrio sp. JC009 DNA:
- a CDS encoding helix-turn-helix domain-containing protein — protein MGNHTLTDSASLLCTLHSNDANHQAANLVNWQQEYDQLSQGRFLGMIKEIKFPHIHAFREDTNRGLRQQCRVEDGGLWLGFSANNKRCRINNQQPRHDQFLCRPGSRDFELLTPDDFSIYGLVLTKSFFTQLAECDEEPLMHQSSDALWLEGVPSGTLTAFSQYLSLLLHPEGNRWSSKTQQIILQDAVFELLTQAQQTQVNQVASHQRQRIMQRVNRYLTESRLKNPVTISEICSEVHVSRRTLQYTFTQCCGMSPKRYIQITRLNQVRRALLSGDNLQTIGEVAFDYGFFHLGQFGQDYKRLFGETPQQTRQRERYC, from the coding sequence ATGGGGAATCACACATTAACAGACAGTGCGTCATTGCTGTGCACGCTTCACTCTAATGATGCAAATCATCAGGCTGCAAACCTGGTTAACTGGCAACAGGAATATGACCAGTTAAGTCAGGGGCGTTTTCTGGGGATGATAAAGGAGATTAAGTTTCCGCACATTCACGCGTTTCGTGAAGATACCAACCGGGGGTTGCGGCAGCAGTGCAGGGTTGAGGATGGAGGTTTATGGCTTGGATTCAGCGCCAATAACAAAAGATGCCGTATCAACAATCAGCAGCCCCGGCATGACCAGTTTTTGTGCAGACCTGGAAGCAGAGATTTTGAATTACTTACTCCGGATGACTTTTCCATTTATGGTCTGGTATTAACGAAAAGTTTTTTTACTCAGCTTGCAGAATGCGATGAGGAGCCTTTAATGCATCAAAGTAGTGATGCTTTGTGGCTGGAGGGTGTGCCGTCAGGAACTCTTACTGCGTTCAGCCAGTACCTCTCTTTGCTGTTGCATCCGGAAGGAAACCGGTGGAGTAGTAAAACGCAGCAGATCATCTTGCAGGATGCGGTATTTGAACTGCTTACTCAGGCACAACAGACCCAGGTTAATCAAGTCGCTTCTCACCAGCGGCAGCGAATTATGCAGCGGGTTAACAGGTATCTTACTGAGTCACGACTAAAAAATCCGGTAACCATCAGTGAGATTTGCTCTGAAGTACATGTCAGCCGACGGACGCTGCAGTACACATTTACCCAATGCTGCGGAATGTCACCTAAGCGGTATATTCAGATTACCCGGCTTAATCAGGTACGGCGGGCACTATTATCTGGTGATAACTTGCAAACCATTGGTGAAGTCGCGTTTGACTATGGTTTTTTTCACCTTGGGCAATTCGGCCAGGATTACAAACGCCTGTTTGGTGAAACCCCGCAGCAGACGCGTCAGCGTGAGAGGTATTGCTG
- a CDS encoding TRAP transporter small permease subunit, producing MPGFIIAYVKYVDKLNYFIGRAMTYGIFVIVGVLLWSSVSKTFFMPSLWTLESAQFAMVAYYILGGAYAIQLNANVRMDLFYGEWSVKQRAWVDAFTVFFLIFFLIVLLYGGLESTLYSLEYGQRSRTAWRPLLWPIKAVMCTGFVLMILQAVSQLFKDIAIIRGVEIK from the coding sequence ATGCCCGGTTTTATTATTGCCTATGTTAAGTACGTGGATAAATTGAACTATTTTATCGGCCGCGCAATGACATATGGGATCTTCGTGATAGTCGGCGTACTTTTATGGTCCTCTGTCTCTAAAACCTTTTTTATGCCATCTCTCTGGACCCTTGAATCCGCACAGTTTGCTATGGTCGCCTACTATATCCTCGGCGGCGCATACGCTATCCAGCTAAACGCTAACGTTCGGATGGATCTTTTCTATGGCGAATGGTCGGTAAAGCAGCGCGCCTGGGTTGATGCCTTTACCGTTTTCTTTCTCATCTTTTTCCTGATTGTGCTCCTCTACGGGGGGCTGGAAAGCACACTCTATTCACTTGAGTATGGCCAACGCAGCCGTACTGCCTGGCGTCCGTTACTGTGGCCAATCAAAGCCGTTATGTGTACCGGGTTTGTGCTGATGATCCTGCAGGCAGTATCACAGTTATTTAAAGATATCGCGATTATACGGGGAGTAGAAATCAAATGA
- the dctP gene encoding TRAP transporter substrate-binding protein DctP: MNSRRKFLTGAAALTAGTMLAPAKTFAASPKIKWRMQTYAGPALAEHVVKPAIEAFNRIAGDEMQIELYYADQLVPTGELFRAMQKGIIDAVQSDDDSMASPTEVTTFGGYFPFGSRYSLDVPVLFNQYGLDEIWKEEYAKVGVKHISAGAWDPCHFATKKPINSLKDLKGLRVFTFPTAGRFMAQFGVVPVSIPWEDVEVALQTGELDGIAWSGITEDYTVGWSKVTEYFLTNNISGAWIGHFFANMDRYNALPEHLKELLQLCMETSHYYRQWWYWGGEAKLRVGGSDMKLTTIPDEEWAEVEADAHKFWDEIAKESPTKAKIVEIFKQYNADMQKAGRPYRYS, encoded by the coding sequence ATGAACTCAAGACGTAAGTTTTTAACAGGTGCAGCAGCACTGACCGCTGGTACTATGCTGGCTCCCGCAAAAACCTTTGCAGCAAGCCCAAAGATTAAGTGGCGCATGCAGACCTACGCGGGCCCGGCACTGGCAGAACATGTCGTTAAGCCAGCAATCGAAGCCTTTAACCGCATTGCGGGTGACGAAATGCAGATTGAGCTCTATTATGCCGATCAGCTGGTTCCCACCGGAGAACTGTTCCGCGCTATGCAAAAAGGGATTATCGATGCCGTTCAGTCAGATGATGATTCCATGGCTTCTCCAACTGAAGTAACAACCTTTGGTGGCTATTTCCCATTTGGCAGCCGCTATTCACTGGATGTGCCTGTACTGTTCAATCAGTACGGCCTGGATGAAATCTGGAAAGAAGAATATGCCAAAGTGGGTGTAAAACATATCTCCGCAGGGGCATGGGATCCATGTCATTTCGCTACGAAAAAGCCGATTAACAGCCTGAAAGATCTGAAAGGGTTAAGGGTATTCACCTTCCCGACAGCAGGCCGCTTCATGGCTCAGTTTGGTGTAGTGCCAGTATCAATCCCATGGGAAGACGTAGAAGTTGCCCTTCAGACTGGTGAGCTGGATGGTATCGCCTGGTCAGGTATTACTGAAGACTACACCGTTGGCTGGTCTAAAGTGACGGAATACTTCCTTACCAACAACATCTCCGGAGCCTGGATTGGTCACTTCTTTGCCAATATGGACCGTTATAACGCGCTTCCGGAGCATCTTAAAGAACTGCTTCAGCTATGTATGGAAACGTCACACTACTACCGCCAGTGGTGGTACTGGGGTGGTGAAGCCAAACTGCGCGTAGGAGGCAGCGATATGAAGCTAACGACGATCCCTGATGAGGAATGGGCAGAAGTTGAAGCGGATGCGCACAAGTTCTGGGATGAAATTGCAAAAGAGTCTCCAACCAAAGCCAAGATTGTTGAAATATTTAAGCAATACAACGCAGATATGCAGAAAGCGGGCAGACCTTACCGCTACAGCTAA
- the eutC gene encoding ethanolamine ammonia-lyase subunit EutC, whose translation MSNLTKQQTSKDKGLVTSNPWQSLKQFTSARIALGRAGNSIPTNELLAFHLDHARAIDAVHKALDVEALHQQLSASQPLHFATAKLPGVVSSKARDRITYLQRPDLGRQLSESSWQQLAKVGAESNTDYDLAIVVADGLSSTAIQNHAVPVIERLVTRLTRDEGHKWSIAPVTIVTQGRVAVGDDIGECLKAKITMILIGERPGLTSPDSMGIYMTWNPKRGAKESSRNCISNIRPEGLGYDEACHKACYLLSESIRLKISGIDLKDRSAGVEESDELESASTSSFLLS comes from the coding sequence ATGAGTAATCTTACCAAGCAACAGACCTCAAAGGATAAGGGGTTGGTAACCTCTAATCCATGGCAGAGCCTGAAACAGTTTACTTCTGCCCGTATTGCGCTTGGCCGGGCAGGAAACAGCATCCCCACAAATGAGCTTCTGGCTTTCCATCTGGACCACGCTCGGGCGATAGATGCCGTACACAAAGCGCTGGATGTCGAAGCACTGCATCAACAGCTTTCAGCTTCGCAACCCTTGCATTTCGCAACGGCTAAATTGCCAGGTGTAGTCAGCAGTAAAGCCAGAGACAGAATAACCTACCTGCAAAGGCCGGACTTAGGGCGTCAGCTTAGCGAGTCATCCTGGCAACAGTTGGCTAAAGTGGGTGCCGAAAGCAATACAGATTACGACTTAGCCATAGTCGTAGCAGACGGGCTGTCTTCTACCGCAATCCAAAACCATGCCGTACCCGTAATAGAAAGGCTGGTGACCAGACTAACCCGTGATGAGGGACATAAGTGGTCGATTGCACCTGTGACAATCGTTACTCAGGGCAGAGTCGCAGTAGGCGATGATATTGGTGAGTGCCTGAAAGCAAAAATCACCATGATACTCATCGGAGAGCGGCCCGGGTTAACCTCCCCTGACAGCATGGGAATATACATGACCTGGAATCCTAAGCGCGGAGCTAAGGAGTCCAGCCGTAACTGTATATCTAATATCCGGCCCGAAGGCCTTGGTTATGATGAAGCATGCCACAAAGCCTGTTACCTGCTCAGTGAGTCTATAAGGCTGAAAATATCTGGTATTGACCTGAAAGACCGCTCTGCCGGTGTTGAGGAAAGTGATGAGCTTGAATCAGCCTCCACAAGCAGTTTTCTGCTTTCCTAA
- a CDS encoding TRAP transporter large permease subunit, giving the protein MSYGMIATMMFASMALLMATGQRVFAAIGAVASVAAILLWGTGGVEIPFTAAMKLMNWYPMLTLPMFIFMGYILSESKIADDLYKMFHVWMGPMPGGLAIGTIGLMVLVSAMNGLSVAGMAIGATIALPELLKRGYDKKMVTGVIQAGSSLGILVPPSVVLVLYAMIARQPVGQLWLAGIVPGLIMAVLFIVYIVVRCRINPDLGPVLSEEERNVPMPEKMRLLGAGALPLGIFAVMMVPFVNGWTSLVESSAIGAMAALVAAILKRRLTKVVFENSVRSTLAISCMFMWIILAALGFGAVFDGLGAVRAIADLFTEQLGLSPWTILILMQLSFLVMGTFLDDTAMLVIVAPLYVPLVHALGFDLIWYGVLYTITCQIAYMTPPFGYNLFLMRAMAPPEISLRDIYGSIGPFVGIMVLSLILIMVFPELALWLPEYVYGK; this is encoded by the coding sequence ATGAGTTATGGCATGATCGCAACAATGATGTTCGCGTCGATGGCGTTGCTGATGGCAACGGGTCAGCGTGTATTTGCTGCAATAGGAGCCGTTGCCTCCGTCGCTGCTATTTTGCTGTGGGGAACCGGTGGTGTGGAGATACCTTTTACCGCAGCCATGAAGCTGATGAACTGGTACCCTATGCTTACCCTGCCCATGTTTATCTTTATGGGCTATATCCTTTCGGAATCCAAGATTGCCGATGACCTGTATAAGATGTTCCATGTATGGATGGGACCTATGCCCGGTGGACTTGCCATAGGCACCATTGGCCTTATGGTGCTTGTCTCGGCAATGAACGGGCTCTCTGTAGCAGGTATGGCTATCGGTGCCACTATTGCACTGCCAGAGCTATTAAAGCGTGGCTATGATAAGAAAATGGTTACCGGGGTCATTCAGGCCGGCTCCTCCCTCGGTATCCTTGTTCCCCCGTCAGTAGTACTGGTTCTGTACGCCATGATAGCCCGCCAGCCTGTTGGACAGCTCTGGCTGGCCGGTATTGTTCCCGGACTGATTATGGCGGTGCTGTTTATTGTCTATATCGTCGTTCGTTGCCGTATCAACCCGGATCTCGGGCCTGTGCTCAGTGAAGAAGAGCGCAATGTGCCTATGCCCGAAAAAATGCGTCTGCTTGGAGCAGGAGCACTGCCACTTGGTATTTTCGCGGTGATGATGGTTCCTTTTGTTAATGGCTGGACCAGCCTGGTAGAGAGCTCTGCCATCGGTGCCATGGCTGCGCTGGTAGCCGCTATTCTTAAGCGACGTCTGACAAAAGTCGTATTCGAGAACTCAGTACGCAGTACTCTTGCTATCTCCTGCATGTTTATGTGGATCATTCTTGCTGCATTAGGCTTTGGTGCTGTATTTGACGGATTGGGCGCGGTAAGAGCGATAGCCGATCTCTTTACTGAGCAGTTAGGACTGAGCCCCTGGACCATTCTTATCCTGATGCAGCTGTCATTTCTGGTTATGGGCACCTTCCTTGATGATACCGCGATGCTGGTGATCGTCGCGCCTCTCTACGTGCCTCTGGTACATGCTCTTGGATTTGATCTGATTTGGTATGGCGTTCTCTACACAATTACCTGCCAGATCGCTTATATGACGCCACCTTTTGGCTACAACCTGTTTTTGATGCGAGCTATGGCTCCACCAGAAATCAGCCTGCGCGATATCTACGGCTCCATTGGTCCCTTTGTCGGAATAATGGTGCTCTCACTCATTCTTATTATGGTTTTTCCGGAACTGGCTCTGTGGCTACCGGAATACGTTTACGGGAAATAG
- a CDS encoding NAD(P)H-dependent oxidoreductase subunit E, translated as MTEHVSGCNCCEELTEEQMLEQLDELIGDYPDKLGGLIPALQISQSRFGYLPESVLKQISARFNKSYSEVAGVVGFYSFFSTVPRGRYVVRVCLGTACYVRGGNEVLSSLKKELGIDVGETTEDRQFSLDVGRCFGACGLAPVIMINDDVHQRVKPARLRELLKAYADEQAEVSCTTNAMEDA; from the coding sequence ATGACGGAACATGTGAGCGGTTGTAACTGTTGTGAAGAGCTGACTGAAGAACAAATGCTTGAGCAACTGGATGAACTTATTGGGGATTATCCGGATAAGCTCGGAGGATTAATCCCTGCACTACAGATTTCACAAAGCCGGTTTGGCTATCTTCCCGAGAGCGTTCTGAAGCAGATTAGCGCCCGGTTCAATAAATCCTACAGCGAAGTGGCCGGCGTGGTCGGCTTCTACTCTTTCTTCTCTACTGTACCGCGTGGCCGGTATGTGGTCAGGGTATGCCTGGGGACTGCCTGTTATGTGCGCGGTGGCAACGAAGTACTTTCATCTCTGAAAAAAGAGCTGGGTATCGATGTGGGAGAAACCACTGAGGACCGGCAGTTCTCTCTGGATGTGGGCCGCTGCTTCGGTGCCTGCGGGCTTGCGCCTGTCATTATGATTAATGACGACGTACATCAAAGGGTAAAACCTGCCAGATTGCGTGAGTTGCTAAAAGCTTACGCCGATGAACAGGCTGAAGTCTCATGCACCACCAATGCTATGGAGGATGCCTAG
- a CDS encoding ethanolamine ammonia-lyase subunit EutB, whose product MTATYRWQQGDKVYHFGSLAELMAKATPERSGDALAGVCAETAEQRVIAQMTLAELPLKTFLNEAVIPYESDEITRLITDSHNASAFAPVSHMTVGDFRNWLLSEEADGEALAKLRYGLTPEMVAAVSKIMRNQDLILVAKKCRVITAFRNTIGLEGRLSTRLQPNHPTDSLDGIAATIFDGLMYGSGDAVIGINPATDNVPQTIKLLSMLDEVIQHYQIPTQSCVLTHVTNTIEAIEKGAPVDLVFQSIGGTQGTNETFGVNLSVLKEAQDAALSLNRGTAGNNVMYFETGQGTALSADAYFGVDQQTCEARAYAVARHFDPLLVNTVVGFIGPEYLFDGKQIIRAGLEDHFCAKLLGLPMGCDICYTNHAYADQNDMDNLLTLLSVAGCSFIMGIPGSDDIMLSYQTTSFHDALYARTALGLKPAPEFENWLTQMQIFSDVSQVQLNKKLASSFNTSISLLEQEDA is encoded by the coding sequence ATGACTGCAACATATCGTTGGCAACAGGGAGATAAGGTATACCACTTTGGCTCCCTGGCCGAATTAATGGCGAAAGCGACACCAGAACGCTCTGGTGATGCACTGGCAGGAGTTTGTGCAGAAACAGCTGAGCAAAGAGTTATAGCACAGATGACTCTGGCTGAGCTGCCGCTGAAAACCTTCCTGAACGAAGCCGTTATTCCCTATGAATCCGATGAGATAACCCGCCTGATTACCGATAGCCACAATGCCAGTGCGTTTGCTCCTGTCTCCCATATGACAGTAGGAGATTTCCGTAACTGGCTGCTTAGTGAGGAGGCAGACGGAGAAGCTCTGGCCAAATTACGCTATGGACTTACACCTGAAATGGTTGCCGCTGTGAGCAAGATTATGCGCAACCAGGATCTGATTCTGGTTGCTAAGAAATGCCGCGTTATCACTGCCTTCCGTAACACTATCGGCCTGGAAGGACGGCTCTCCACACGTTTGCAGCCAAACCATCCGACCGATTCACTCGACGGCATCGCAGCAACCATCTTTGACGGCCTGATGTACGGTAGTGGAGATGCAGTAATAGGAATTAATCCAGCCACAGATAATGTGCCGCAGACCATTAAACTGCTGTCAATGCTGGATGAGGTGATCCAGCACTATCAAATTCCGACCCAGTCCTGTGTGCTGACCCATGTCACCAATACGATTGAAGCGATAGAAAAAGGTGCGCCCGTAGATCTGGTGTTTCAGTCTATCGGCGGAACTCAGGGAACCAATGAGACCTTTGGTGTAAACCTCAGTGTTCTGAAAGAAGCGCAGGATGCCGCTCTTTCTCTTAACCGGGGAACCGCAGGCAACAATGTGATGTACTTTGAAACCGGGCAGGGAACTGCGCTCTCCGCTGATGCTTATTTTGGCGTAGATCAGCAAACCTGCGAAGCCAGAGCTTATGCTGTTGCCCGTCACTTCGACCCCCTGCTTGTGAACACAGTGGTAGGATTTATTGGCCCTGAGTACCTGTTCGACGGTAAACAAATTATCCGCGCCGGCCTGGAGGATCATTTCTGCGCTAAATTGCTTGGGCTGCCTATGGGCTGTGATATCTGCTATACCAACCACGCTTATGCTGACCAGAATGATATGGACAATCTGCTTACTCTTCTGAGTGTGGCCGGATGTTCGTTTATTATGGGAATTCCCGGCTCTGATGACATTATGCTGAGCTATCAGACGACCTCATTCCATGATGCACTTTATGCACGTACAGCACTGGGCCTGAAACCTGCCCCTGAATTTGAAAACTGGCTGACACAGATGCAGATATTCAGCGATGTCAGCCAGGTACAGCTCAACAAAAAACTGGCCAGCTCCTTTAACACCTCAATATCTCTGTTAGAGCAGGAGGACGCATGA